In Tachysurus fulvidraco isolate hzauxx_2018 chromosome 11, HZAU_PFXX_2.0, whole genome shotgun sequence, one DNA window encodes the following:
- the socs9 gene encoding suppressor of cytokine signaling 9 — protein MSTEDAGDRGKERERGARPKVRQSRSEERQDGGRRKGGRGKRKGRLAHEAISDRPVSDGFEYGDLLNGLEPRNGSSSFRERRWRQVLSSPASSLTEKVSARISQNTPSDDQTVPETSSKSSSGSRTLRQKIQDAVGQCFPIKTHSGPSASEQGIPVSPVPASSRRKIHLSELMLDSCPFPPGSELAQKWNLIKQHTAPISQPPILDTLSGTGASMSVGTISAATVVEDEDDRLRERRRISIEQGVDPPPNAQIHTFEVTAQINPLYKLGPKLAHGMNELAGDDRATLQQQQHMLQRQQQHHQMLLQSCLDTLDEVVASSSGSAPSFSTESHPDSDSSSSSPCSMTRGSLVTAEHFKPPDGHHRAHTQIDYIHCLVPDLLQITNLPCYWGVMDRYEAETLLEGKPEGTFLLRDSAQEDYLFSVSFRRYGRSLHARIEQWNHNFSFDVHDPSVFHAPTVTGLLEHYKDPNSCMFFEPLLSNPIHRTRPFSLQHICRAVISSCTTYDGISALPIPNALKEHLKEYHYKQRVRVRRLDTGWEVKTSVCDFC, from the coding sequence ATGTCAACCGAAGATGCAGGGGATCGTGGGAAAGAACGGGAACGGGGCGCCCGTCCCAAAGTGCGTCAGAGCCGGTCCGAGGAACGGCAGGACGGAGGGAGGCGGAAAGGAGGCAGGGGTAAACGGAAAGGTCGCTTGGCTCACGAAGCCATATCTGACCGGCCAGTCAGTGACGGCTTTGAATACGGTGATCTCTTAAATGGGCTGGAACCCAGAAACGGAAGTTCTTCGTTCCGTGAGCGCCGGTGGCGTCAAGTCCTCAGCTCACCCGCATCCTCGTTGACAGAGAAAGTATCAGCCAGGATATCTCAAAACACTCCAAGCGATGATCAGACAGTGCCGGAGACCAGCAGCAAGTCTTCCAGTGGCAGTCGTACCCTCAGGCAGAAGATTCAGGATGCTGTAGGTCAGTGCTTTCCCATCAAGACCCACAGTGGACCTTCCGCCTCAGAGCAGGGCATCCCAGTATCTCCTGTCCCAGCTTCTTCCCGGCGAAAGATCCATCTAAGTGAACTCATGCTGGACAGCTGCCCATTTCCACCTGGCTCAGAGCTTGCCCAGAAATGGAACCTGATCAAGCAGCATACCGCTCCTATTTCCCAACCACCCATACTTGACACTCTTTCTGGCACTGGAGCGTCGATGTCAGTGGGCACTATTTCTGCAGCTACCGTAGTCGAGGATGAGGATGACCGCTTACGAGAGAGGCGGAGAATCAGCATCGAACAAGGTGTCGACCCGCCACCCAATGCACAGATCCATACGTTTGAGGTGACTGCACAAATCAACCCACTGTACAAGCTCGGGCCCAAGTTGGCACACGGAATGAACGAGTTGGCTGGAGATGACCGGGCCACTCTACAGCAACAGCAGCACATGCTGCAGAGGCAACAGCAACACCACCAAATGCTTCTCCAGAGCTGCTTGGACACCCTAGACGAGGTTGTCGCATCTTCCTCGGGATCTGCCCCATCCTTCTCTACCGAATCCCATCCGGATTCAGATTCCTCCTCATCATCTCCGTGTTCCATGACGAGAGGGTCTCTGGTAACAGCAGAGCACTTCAAACCTCCAGATGGCCACCATCGTGCCCACACACAGATTGACTACATCCACTGTTTGGTGCCTGATCTCCTCCAGATCACCAACCTGCCGTGTTACTGGGGGGTCATGGATCGCTATGAGGCCGAGACACTCCTAGAAGGCAAGCCTGAAGGAACATTCCTTCTTCGTGACTCAGCTCAAGAGGACTACTTGTTCTCTGTTAGCTTCCGGCGCTACGGACGGTCTCTGCATGCCCGTATCGAGCAGTGGAACCACAACTTCAGCTTTGATGTACACGACCCCAGCGTGTTCCATGCACCTACGGTCACAGGCTTGCTGGAACACTACAAGGACCCCAACTCATGTATGTTCTTTGAGCCGTTACTCTCAAACCCCATCCATCGCACTCGGCCATTCAGCCTCCAGCACATTTGTCGTGCCGTCATCAGCAGCTGCACCACATATGATGGCATCAGTGCCCTGCCTATCCCCAATGCCCTCAAGGAGCACCTGAAGGAATATCATTACAAGCAGAGGGTTCGTGTACGGAGACTTGACACTGGGTGGGAGGTGAAAACCTCGGTGTGTGATTTTTGCTAA